From the genome of Brassica napus cultivar Da-Ae unplaced genomic scaffold, Da-Ae ScsIHWf_55;HRSCAF=95, whole genome shotgun sequence, one region includes:
- the LOC106396917 gene encoding zinc finger A20 and AN1 domain-containing stress-associated protein 7-like produces MSSEQNNSTSFPPTEPKLCDNGCGFFGSPSNMNLCSKCYRSLRAEEDQTAVAKAAVKNSLKLPSCSLIITPEQKQPLETKPASVVVTAEPSSVPIATGQEEAEPSKPARTNRCLSCNKKVGVMGFKCKCGSTFCGSHRYPEKHECSFDFKEVGRDAISKANPVIKADKVERI; encoded by the coding sequence ATGAGCTCTGAGCAAAACAACAGCACAAGCTTCCCACCAACTGAGCCAAAACTCTGCGACAACGGATGCGGTTTCTTCGGGTCACCTTCCAACATGAACCTCTGTTCCAAATGCTACAGAAGTCTCCGAGCCGAGGAAGATCAAACCGCCGTAGCAAAAGCTGCTGTCAAGAACTCACTTAAGCTTCCATCTTGCAGTCTCATTATCACACCAGAGCAAAAACAGCCTCTTGAAACCAAACCAGCCTCTGTTGTTGTAACCGCTGAGCCGTCTTCAGTTCCTATAGCCACGGGACAGGAGGAGGCAGAGCCGTCGAAACCTGCGCGGACGAACAGGTGTTTAAGCTGTAATAAGAAGGTTGGAGTTATGGGGTTTAAGTGCAAATGCGGTAGCACGTTTTGCGGGAGCCATAGGTACCCGGAGAAGCACGAGTGTAGCTTCGATTTCAAAGAAGTTGGACGTGATGCAATCTCAAAGGCCAATCCTGTGATCAAGGCGGACAAAGTCGAAAGGATATGA
- the LOC106390672 gene encoding YTH domain-containing protein 1 isoform X4, with protein MSSDTTAKENVSVVDSSLTDWKQDIANSDDPESSCYRSKGDRQPSNAERGHFLGSKNKSKPGYQTRYFIIKSLNYDNIQLSVERGIWATQVMNEPILEGAFHNSGRVVLIFSVNMSGFFQGYAEMLSPVGWRRDHIWSQGGGKNNPWGRSFKVKWLRLSELPFQKTLHLKNPLNDYKPVKISRDCQELPGDIGEALCELLDAHSCDDGLLNSSSRDDYSTKRSRVEPPSSSGDEEYNNNMWGHYPPAVYSNQDDLSRFHLAQQGGYGVEQEKYLQFNSWGLPLESPLASTLTDDDFLNMSYEEYVEIHSRCMRQLGLPVIPQSRATQEPSSKTDDGSNGSSKDRSSSRKRGRDSS; from the exons ATGTCTTCTGATACTACTGCCAAGGAAAATGTATCTGTTGTCGATTCTTCTTTGACTGATTGGAAACAAGATATAGCAAACTCCGATGATCCAG AGAGTTCTTGCTACAGAAGCAAAGGAGATCGTCAGCCCTCCAATGCTGAACGAGGTCACTTTCTTGGAAGTAAGAACAAGAGTAAACCAGGGTATCAAACGAGATACTTCATCATCAAAAGTCTAAACTACGACAATATTCAACTCTCGGTTGAGAGAGGGATATGGGCTACTCAAGTCATGAATGAGCCTATCTTGGAAGGTGCTTTTCAT AACTCTGGTCGAGTGGTTTTAATATTCAGCGTGAACATGAGCGGATTCTTCCAAGGGTATGCAGAGATGCTGTCTCCTGTGGGTTGGAGACGAGACCACATATGGAGTCAGGGAGGTGGTAAGAACAACCCTTGGGGACGCAGCTTTAAAGTGAAATGGTTGAGGCTGAGTGAGTTGCCTTTTCAGAAAACACTTCATCTCAAGAATCCTTTGAATGATTACAAACCTGTTAAGATTAGCCGAGATTGTCAG GAGTTGCCGGGAGATATTGGTGAAGCACTTTGTGAACTCCTTGATGCCCATAGCTGCGATGACGGTTTGCTGAATAG CTCTTCTAGGGATGATTACTCAACAAAAAGGTCTCGCGTGGAACCTCCATCTTCCTCGGGAGACGAAGAGTACAATAACAATATGTGGGGCCATTACCCTCCTGCGGTCTACTCAAACCAGGATGACCTCAGCAGATTCCATCTTGCACAGCAGGGAGGATATGGTGTAGAGCAAGAAAAGTATTTACAATTCAACTCATGGGGTTTGCCTTTGGAGAGCCCTCTAGCGAGTACCCTAACCGATGATGATTTTCTTAACATG TCTTATGAAGAATACGTTGAAATCCACAGCAGATGCATGAGACAACTTGGTCTGCCT GTGATTCCACAATCGCGTGCCACACAAGAGCCATCAAGTAAAACAGATGATGG AAGCAATGGTTCTTCGAAAGACCGGTCATCATCAAGAAAGAGAGGACGGGATTCATCCTAG
- the LOC106390672 gene encoding YTH domain-containing protein 1 isoform X3: MSSDTTAKENVSVVDSSLTDWKQDIANSDDPESSCYRSKGDRQPSNAERGHFLGSKNKSKPGYQTRYFIIKSLNYDNIQLSVERGIWATQVMNEPILEGAFHNSGRVVLIFSVNMSGFFQGYAEMLSPVGWRRDHIWSQGGGKNNPWGRSFKVKWLRLSELPFQKTLHLKNPLNDYKPVKISRDCQELPGDIGEALCELLDAHSCDDGLLNRYSLVLRSLYICLFLILACDSSSRDDYSTKRSRVEPPSSSGDEEYNNNMWGHYPPAVYSNQDDLSRFHLAQQGGYGVEQEKYLQFNSWGLPLESPLASTLTDDDFLNMSYEEYVEIHSRCMRQLGLPVIPQSRATQEPSSKTDDGSNGSSKDRSSSRKRGRDSS; the protein is encoded by the exons ATGTCTTCTGATACTACTGCCAAGGAAAATGTATCTGTTGTCGATTCTTCTTTGACTGATTGGAAACAAGATATAGCAAACTCCGATGATCCAG AGAGTTCTTGCTACAGAAGCAAAGGAGATCGTCAGCCCTCCAATGCTGAACGAGGTCACTTTCTTGGAAGTAAGAACAAGAGTAAACCAGGGTATCAAACGAGATACTTCATCATCAAAAGTCTAAACTACGACAATATTCAACTCTCGGTTGAGAGAGGGATATGGGCTACTCAAGTCATGAATGAGCCTATCTTGGAAGGTGCTTTTCAT AACTCTGGTCGAGTGGTTTTAATATTCAGCGTGAACATGAGCGGATTCTTCCAAGGGTATGCAGAGATGCTGTCTCCTGTGGGTTGGAGACGAGACCACATATGGAGTCAGGGAGGTGGTAAGAACAACCCTTGGGGACGCAGCTTTAAAGTGAAATGGTTGAGGCTGAGTGAGTTGCCTTTTCAGAAAACACTTCATCTCAAGAATCCTTTGAATGATTACAAACCTGTTAAGATTAGCCGAGATTGTCAG GAGTTGCCGGGAGATATTGGTGAAGCACTTTGTGAACTCCTTGATGCCCATAGCTGCGATGACGGTTTGCTGAATAGGTATAGTTTGGTTCTTAGATCTCTTTATATCTGCTTGTTCTTGATATTGGCGTGTGACAGCTCTTCTAGGGATGATTACTCAACAAAAAGGTCTCGCGTGGAACCTCCATCTTCCTCGGGAGACGAAGAGTACAATAACAATATGTGGGGCCATTACCCTCCTGCGGTCTACTCAAACCAGGATGACCTCAGCAGATTCCATCTTGCACAGCAGGGAGGATATGGTGTAGAGCAAGAAAAGTATTTACAATTCAACTCATGGGGTTTGCCTTTGGAGAGCCCTCTAGCGAGTACCCTAACCGATGATGATTTTCTTAACATG TCTTATGAAGAATACGTTGAAATCCACAGCAGATGCATGAGACAACTTGGTCTGCCT GTGATTCCACAATCGCGTGCCACACAAGAGCCATCAAGTAAAACAGATGATGG AAGCAATGGTTCTTCGAAAGACCGGTCATCATCAAGAAAGAGAGGACGGGATTCATCCTAG
- the LOC106390672 gene encoding YTH domain-containing protein 1 isoform X2: protein MSSDTTAKENVSVVDSSLTDWKQDIANSDDPESSCYRSKGDRQPSNAERGHFLGSKNKSKPGYQTRYFIIKSLNYDNIQLSVERGIWATQVMNEPILEGAFHNSGRVVLIFSVNMSGFFQGYAEMLSPVGWRRDHIWSQGGGKNNPWGRSFKVKWLRLSELPFQKTLHLKNPLNDYKPVKISRDCQELPGDIGEALCELLDAHSCDDGLLNSSSRDDYSTKRSRVEPPSSSGDEEYNNNMWGHYPPAVYSNQDDLSRFHLAQQGGYGVEQEKYLQFNSWGLPLESPLASTLTDDDFLNMVVAYLLVTYLFVNHIVGLVQRCLWDTTGNLVKTFVVLFYFLTSGIFVIHIQLYYLYMSGFSSSFSLTGASLRSIMSSGFAVVVV from the exons ATGTCTTCTGATACTACTGCCAAGGAAAATGTATCTGTTGTCGATTCTTCTTTGACTGATTGGAAACAAGATATAGCAAACTCCGATGATCCAG AGAGTTCTTGCTACAGAAGCAAAGGAGATCGTCAGCCCTCCAATGCTGAACGAGGTCACTTTCTTGGAAGTAAGAACAAGAGTAAACCAGGGTATCAAACGAGATACTTCATCATCAAAAGTCTAAACTACGACAATATTCAACTCTCGGTTGAGAGAGGGATATGGGCTACTCAAGTCATGAATGAGCCTATCTTGGAAGGTGCTTTTCAT AACTCTGGTCGAGTGGTTTTAATATTCAGCGTGAACATGAGCGGATTCTTCCAAGGGTATGCAGAGATGCTGTCTCCTGTGGGTTGGAGACGAGACCACATATGGAGTCAGGGAGGTGGTAAGAACAACCCTTGGGGACGCAGCTTTAAAGTGAAATGGTTGAGGCTGAGTGAGTTGCCTTTTCAGAAAACACTTCATCTCAAGAATCCTTTGAATGATTACAAACCTGTTAAGATTAGCCGAGATTGTCAG GAGTTGCCGGGAGATATTGGTGAAGCACTTTGTGAACTCCTTGATGCCCATAGCTGCGATGACGGTTTGCTGAATAG CTCTTCTAGGGATGATTACTCAACAAAAAGGTCTCGCGTGGAACCTCCATCTTCCTCGGGAGACGAAGAGTACAATAACAATATGTGGGGCCATTACCCTCCTGCGGTCTACTCAAACCAGGATGACCTCAGCAGATTCCATCTTGCACAGCAGGGAGGATATGGTGTAGAGCAAGAAAAGTATTTACAATTCAACTCATGGGGTTTGCCTTTGGAGAGCCCTCTAGCGAGTACCCTAACCGATGATGATTTTCTTAACATGGTAGTGGCATATCTGCTTGTAACATATCTGTTTGTAAATCATATTGTTGGTTTGGTTCAAAGATGCTTATGGGACACAACTGGAAACTTGGTGAAAAcatttgttgttttattttattttttaacatccGGGATATTTGTGATCCATATTCAACTATATTACTTATATATGTCAGGGTTTAGCTCAAGTTTTTCATTAACAGGGGCTTCCTTAAGAAGCATCATGAGCTCTGgttttgctgttgttgttgtctaa
- the LOC106390672 gene encoding uncharacterized protein LOC106390672 isoform X1, whose translation MSSDTTAKENVSVVDSSLTDWKQDIANSDDPESSCYRSKGDRQPSNAERGHFLGSKNKSKPGYQTRYFIIKSLNYDNIQLSVERGIWATQVMNEPILEGAFHNSGRVVLIFSVNMSGFFQGYAEMLSPVGWRRDHIWSQGGGKNNPWGRSFKVKWLRLSELPFQKTLHLKNPLNDYKPVKISRDCQELPGDIGEALCELLDAHSCDDGLLNRYSLVLRSLYICLFLILACDSSSRDDYSTKRSRVEPPSSSGDEEYNNNMWGHYPPAVYSNQDDLSRFHLAQQGGYGVEQEKYLQFNSWGLPLESPLASTLTDDDFLNMVVAYLLVTYLFVNHIVGLVQRCLWDTTGNLVKTFVVLFYFLTSGIFVIHIQLYYLYMSGFSSSFSLTGASLRSIMSSGFAVVVV comes from the exons ATGTCTTCTGATACTACTGCCAAGGAAAATGTATCTGTTGTCGATTCTTCTTTGACTGATTGGAAACAAGATATAGCAAACTCCGATGATCCAG AGAGTTCTTGCTACAGAAGCAAAGGAGATCGTCAGCCCTCCAATGCTGAACGAGGTCACTTTCTTGGAAGTAAGAACAAGAGTAAACCAGGGTATCAAACGAGATACTTCATCATCAAAAGTCTAAACTACGACAATATTCAACTCTCGGTTGAGAGAGGGATATGGGCTACTCAAGTCATGAATGAGCCTATCTTGGAAGGTGCTTTTCAT AACTCTGGTCGAGTGGTTTTAATATTCAGCGTGAACATGAGCGGATTCTTCCAAGGGTATGCAGAGATGCTGTCTCCTGTGGGTTGGAGACGAGACCACATATGGAGTCAGGGAGGTGGTAAGAACAACCCTTGGGGACGCAGCTTTAAAGTGAAATGGTTGAGGCTGAGTGAGTTGCCTTTTCAGAAAACACTTCATCTCAAGAATCCTTTGAATGATTACAAACCTGTTAAGATTAGCCGAGATTGTCAG GAGTTGCCGGGAGATATTGGTGAAGCACTTTGTGAACTCCTTGATGCCCATAGCTGCGATGACGGTTTGCTGAATAGGTATAGTTTGGTTCTTAGATCTCTTTATATCTGCTTGTTCTTGATATTGGCGTGTGACAGCTCTTCTAGGGATGATTACTCAACAAAAAGGTCTCGCGTGGAACCTCCATCTTCCTCGGGAGACGAAGAGTACAATAACAATATGTGGGGCCATTACCCTCCTGCGGTCTACTCAAACCAGGATGACCTCAGCAGATTCCATCTTGCACAGCAGGGAGGATATGGTGTAGAGCAAGAAAAGTATTTACAATTCAACTCATGGGGTTTGCCTTTGGAGAGCCCTCTAGCGAGTACCCTAACCGATGATGATTTTCTTAACATGGTAGTGGCATATCTGCTTGTAACATATCTGTTTGTAAATCATATTGTTGGTTTGGTTCAAAGATGCTTATGGGACACAACTGGAAACTTGGTGAAAAcatttgttgttttattttattttttaacatccGGGATATTTGTGATCCATATTCAACTATATTACTTATATATGTCAGGGTTTAGCTCAAGTTTTTCATTAACAGGGGCTTCCTTAAGAAGCATCATGAGCTCTGgttttgctgttgttgttgtctaa
- the LOC125604467 gene encoding uncharacterized protein LOC125604467 produces MAVDEQNELPEATRSYPKRSRTPKALDGLQSQVTELHQAQEKIMENPELSSEVQSLKEKLNDHSKQLELSAEKLNQIESENLVLRDKNQALNTSGNKKRRFRTQIRSMPTLETPNSEGDTTRPSTALNGDRATHGKAKGTQTYDVEDSDYELEPDKEIPKGGTATRSFMTAYLEKMFSKRLDAMQSMVERLPGVAPPIWKSDTDSYADTPFTDEITLIEMPRKFFFPSIKMYDGTDDPDDHIAMYKHRMLPVALQKEWRVATLCKDSVQP; encoded by the coding sequence ATGGCGGTGGATGAGCAAAACGAGCTACCCGAAGCTACCCGAAGCTACCCAAAGAGAAGCCGAACTCCAAAGGCACTCGATGGTCTGCAAAGTCAAGTAACCGAGCTGCACCAGGCTCAAGAAAAGATTATGGAGAATCCCGAGCTCTCCTCAGAAGTCCAAAGCTTGAAAGAGAAGCTAAACGATCATTCCAAGCAGCTAGAGCTGAGTGCCGAGAAGCTCAACCAAATCGAATCGGAGAACCTTGTCCTTCGAGACAAAAATCAAGCCCTCAATACGTCAGGTAACAAGAAGCGTCGCTTTCGGACTCAGATCAGATCCATGCCAACTCTTGAGACACCTAACTCCGAAGGAGACACGACTCGTCCGTCTACGGCGTTGAATGGAGACAGAGCAACACACGGGAAGGCCAAAGGTACTCAGACCTACGATGTAGAAGACAGCGATTATGAGTTGGAACCCGATAAGGAAATACCCAAGGGAGGAACGGCGACGAGATCCTTTATGACCGCCTACCTGGAGAAGATGTTCTCCAAGAGGCTCGACGCCATGCAATCCATGGTGGAAAGGCTCCCAGGGGTAGCTCCCCCAATCTGGAAAAGCGATACCGACTCCTACGCCGATACTCCTTTCACGGACGAGATCACCCTGATCGAGATGCCGAGGAAATTCTTCTTTCCCAGCATAAAAATGTATGACGGTACCGACGATCCAGATGACCATATCGCCATGTACAAACATAGGATGCTCCCTGTAGCACTCCAAAAGGAGTGGCGCGTAGCTACTCTGTGCAAGGATTCGGTTCAACCCTGA
- the LOC106396919 gene encoding hydroxymethylglutaryl-CoA synthase, translating into MAKNVGILAMDIYFPPTCVQQEALEAHDGASKGKYTIGLGQDCLAFCTELEDVISMSFNAVTSLLEKYKIDPKQIGRLEVGSETVIDKSKSIKTFLMQLFEKCGNTDVEGVDSTNACYGGTAALLNCVNWVESNSWDGRYGLVICTDSAVYAEGPARPTGGAAAIAMLIGPDAPIVFESKLRGSHMAHVYDFYKPNLASEYPVVDGKLSQTCYLMALDSCYKHLCNKFEKLEGKEFSINDADYFVFHSPYNKLVQKSFARLLYNDFLRNASSIDEAAKEKFTPYSSLSLDESYQSRDLEKVSQQLAKTYYDAKVQPTTLVPKQVGNMYTASLYAAFASLVHNKHSDLAGKRVVMFSYGSGSTATMFSLRLCENQTPFSLSNIASVMDVGGKLKARHEYAPEKFVETMKLMEHRYGAKEFVTTKEGILDLLAPGTYYLKEVDSLYRRFYGKKGDDGSITNGH; encoded by the exons ATGGCGAAGAACGTAGGGATATTGGCTATGGACATCTATTTCCCTCCCACCTGTGTTCAACAG GAAGCTTTGGAAGCTCATGATGGAGCAAGCAAAGGGAAATACACCATTGGACTTGGTCAAGATTGTTTAGCTTTTTGCACTGAGCTTGAAGATGTTATCTCAATGAG TTTCAATGCGGTGACATCTCTTCTTGAAAAGTACAAGATTGACCCCAAACAAATTGGGCGTCTTGAAGTAGGCAGTGAGACTGTCATTGACAAGAGCAAGTCCATCAAAACCTTCTTGATGCAACTCTTTGAG AAATGTGGAAACACTGATGTAGAAGGTGTTGACTCGACCAATGCTTGTTATGGTGGAACTGCGGCTTTGCTAAACTGTGTCAATTGGGTTGAGAGTAACTCCTGGGATGGACGCTATGGCCTTGTCATTTGTACTGACAGTGCG GTTTATGCAGAAGGACCCGCAAGGCCCACTGGAGGAGCAGCTGCCATTGCTATGTTGATAGGACCAGATGCTCCTATTGTTTTTGAGAGCAAATTGAGAGGAAGCCACATGGCTCATGTCTATGACTTTTACAAGCCAAATCTTGCTAGCGAGTACCCG GTTGTTGATGGTAAGCTTTCACAGACATGCTACCTTATGGCACTTGACTCTTGCTATAAACATTTATGCAACAA GTTTGAGAAACTTGAGGGCAAAGAGTTCTCCATCAATGATGCTGATTACTTTGTCTTCCATTCTCCATACAACAAA CTTGTGCAGAAAAGCTTTGCTCGTCTCTTGTACAACGACTTCTTGAGAAACGCAAG CTCCATTGACGAGGCTGCCAAAGAAAAGTTCACTCCTTATTCCTCCTTGTCCCTCGATGAGAGTTACCAAAGCCGTGATCTTGAAAAG GTGTCACAACAACTAGCAAAAACGTATTATGATGCTAAAGTGCAACCAACGACTTTAGTACCAAAACAAGTCGGTAACATGTACACTGCTTCTCTCTACGCAGCATTCGCTTCCCTCGTCCACAACAAACACAGCGATTTG GCGGGAAAGCGGGTGGTTATGTTCTCATATGGAAGTGGTTCAACCGCAACAATGTTCTCATTGCGTCTCTGCGAGAACCAGACTCCTTTCAGCTTATCAAACATCGCTTCTGTAATGGATGTTGGCGGTAAATTGAAGGCTAGACATGag TATGCACCTGAGAAGTTTGTGGAGACAATGAAGCTAATGGAACATAGGTACGGAGCAAAGGAGTTTGTGACGACCAAGGAAGGTATCTTAGACCTTTTGGCTCCGGGGACTTATTATCTGAAAGAGGTTGATTCATTGTACCGGAGATTCTATGGCAAGAAAGGAGACGATGGATCCATAACCAATGGACACTGA